A genomic window from Actinomycetota bacterium includes:
- the purM gene encoding phosphoribosylformylglycinamidine cyclo-ligase, with amino-acid sequence MTDRDDKHPISYRDAGVDTGEGARAVESIRDAVRSTYRPEVIGDIGGFGGLFSAAAFKDMADPVMVSGTDGVGTKLKLAQLLDRHDTVGIDLVAMCVNDILVTGAEPLFFLDYVAIGKLDSERMSAIVGGIAEGCRQAGCALVGGEMAEHPGVMAEDDYDLSGFCVGVVDRSKMIDGSSVAPGDIVLGLASSGVHSNGFSLIRRVLVDGHEDALVLPRVDLGGATLADTLLTPTRIYVRSVLDAIAQVPAAKALAHITGGGITENLDRVLPANCDARIVLGSWKVPRIFEILAKETALPAEELYRTFNMGIGMAVVVDPKHAAGLAAALRAGGERVFEIGEIVAGSGKVVYG; translated from the coding sequence ATGACCGATCGCGACGACAAGCACCCGATCAGCTACCGCGACGCTGGTGTCGACACCGGCGAAGGCGCGCGTGCGGTCGAGTCGATCCGCGATGCGGTGCGTTCGACGTACCGGCCCGAGGTCATCGGCGACATCGGCGGATTCGGCGGGCTGTTCTCGGCGGCGGCGTTCAAGGACATGGCCGACCCCGTGATGGTGTCCGGCACCGACGGCGTGGGCACGAAGCTCAAGCTCGCCCAGCTGCTCGATCGCCACGACACGGTCGGCATCGACCTCGTTGCGATGTGCGTCAACGACATCCTCGTCACCGGCGCCGAGCCGCTGTTCTTCCTCGACTACGTCGCGATCGGCAAGCTCGACAGCGAGCGCATGAGCGCGATCGTCGGCGGCATTGCCGAAGGCTGCCGTCAGGCGGGATGCGCACTCGTCGGCGGGGAGATGGCCGAGCACCCCGGCGTCATGGCCGAGGACGACTACGACCTCTCGGGCTTCTGCGTCGGCGTGGTCGACCGGTCCAAGATGATCGACGGCAGCTCGGTGGCGCCCGGCGACATCGTGCTCGGACTCGCGAGCAGCGGCGTGCACTCCAACGGCTTCTCGCTCATACGCCGCGTGCTCGTGGACGGCCACGAGGACGCACTCGTGCTCCCGCGCGTCGACCTCGGCGGAGCGACGCTTGCCGACACGCTGCTCACACCCACGCGCATCTACGTGCGCTCGGTGCTCGACGCGATCGCGCAGGTCCCTGCCGCGAAGGCGCTGGCGCACATCACCGGTGGCGGCATCACTGAAAACCTCGACCGCGTGTTGCCTGCGAACTGCGACGCGCGCATCGTCCTCGGCTCGTGGAAGGTGCCGCGCATCTTCGAGATCCTGGCCAAGGAAACCGCGCTTCCTGCCGAGGAGCTCTACCGCACGTTCAACATGGGAATCGGGATGGCGGTCGTCGTCGACCCGAAGCACGCGGCCGGTCTGGCAGCGGCGTTGCGGGCGGGCGGCGAGAGGGTATTCGAGATAGGCGAGATCGTGGCCGGGAGCGGGAAGGTCGTCTATGGCTGA
- the purN gene encoding phosphoribosylglycinamide formyltransferase, protein MAEKKMRIGVLISGGGTNLQSIIDACEDGRLDARVVVVMSNHEGAYGLKRAEKAGIPALHVDRAAFETFAQYNSFIRDTLLEREVDVVAMAGYMRLLGKQVLDAFPNRVLNIHPALLPSFPGASGIQDAFDFGVKVTGVTVHLANEKFDDGSILAQECVSIAEDDTLESLEAKVHEVEHRLFPMVLQWMAEDRIIVEGKKARILPLP, encoded by the coding sequence ATGGCTGAGAAGAAGATGCGCATCGGCGTGCTGATCTCCGGAGGCGGTACGAACCTGCAGTCGATAATCGACGCGTGCGAGGACGGCCGCCTGGACGCCAGAGTCGTGGTCGTGATGAGCAATCACGAGGGAGCGTACGGCCTGAAGCGCGCCGAGAAGGCGGGCATCCCTGCCCTTCATGTGGATCGCGCGGCGTTCGAGACTTTCGCGCAATACAACAGCTTCATCCGCGACACTCTCCTCGAACGCGAGGTGGACGTGGTCGCGATGGCGGGCTACATGAGGCTCCTTGGCAAGCAGGTCCTTGATGCATTCCCGAACCGGGTGCTGAACATCCACCCGGCGCTGCTGCCGTCGTTCCCCGGCGCATCGGGCATCCAGGACGCTTTCGATTTCGGCGTGAAGGTGACCGGCGTGACCGTGCATCTGGCCAACGAGAAGTTCGACGACGGCTCCATCCTCGCTCAGGAGTGCGTGTCTATCGCCGAGGACGACACACTCGAATCGCTCGAGGCCAAGGTCCACGAGGTCGAGCACCGCCTCTTCCCGATGGTCCTCCAGTGGATGGCCGAGGACCGCATCATCGTCGAGGGCAAGAAGGCGCGAATCCTGCCGCTGCCGTAG
- the purH gene encoding bifunctional phosphoribosylaminoimidazolecarboxamide formyltransferase/IMP cyclohydrolase, producing MDQVKVKRALVSVTDKTGVVDFCKALQEFGVEIVSTGGTARALAEGGVDVRPIDDLTGFPEMMDGRVKTLHPRVHGGLLARRDVPEHMAAAEEHGIGMIDMVVVNLYAFEATVANPQVTLEEAIENIDIGGPSMLRSAAKNFASVAVVTDPGEYDAVLGEMRDTGGATLYDTRKRLATEVFRKTSAYDSAIWMYLSEYTGQAFPDEVRFRLEKVQDLRYGENPHQLAAFYRFADSKEHTLGRAEQLQGKELSYNNILDTDACWSAVREFEEPACVIVKHMNPCGTAIAHDIMVAYVRAHESDPISAFGGVMAFNRPVPASLVQAVYDNGQFVEVMIAPEFEADALTLLAEKPNIRVLRTGGVRSLAGHYESRAVEGGMLCQTSDSVTEDPADFQVVTRRAPSDEEMAQLLFAWKVAKSVKSNAILLAKDSASVGVGAGQMSRVDSAKIAVEKAGVKAKGAVAASDAFMPFPDSLEVCAAAGVTAVIQPGGSMRDQECIDKADELGVAMVFTGHRHFRH from the coding sequence ATGGATCAGGTGAAGGTAAAGCGCGCGCTCGTTTCGGTCACCGACAAGACCGGAGTGGTGGACTTCTGCAAAGCGTTGCAGGAATTCGGTGTTGAGATCGTCTCGACCGGTGGCACCGCCCGCGCGCTCGCCGAGGGCGGCGTGGATGTGCGCCCGATCGATGACCTTACCGGCTTCCCCGAGATGATGGACGGACGCGTCAAGACACTCCATCCGCGCGTACATGGCGGCCTGCTTGCCCGTCGCGACGTTCCCGAGCACATGGCCGCTGCCGAGGAGCACGGTATCGGCATGATCGACATGGTGGTCGTGAACCTCTACGCGTTCGAGGCGACGGTGGCCAATCCCCAGGTCACGCTCGAGGAGGCCATCGAGAACATCGACATCGGCGGACCGAGCATGCTGCGCTCCGCGGCAAAGAACTTCGCCAGCGTGGCAGTCGTGACCGACCCGGGGGAGTACGATGCCGTCCTCGGCGAGATGCGCGACACGGGCGGAGCCACGCTCTATGACACCCGCAAGCGTCTCGCTACCGAGGTCTTCCGCAAGACGAGCGCCTACGACAGCGCGATTTGGATGTACCTGTCCGAGTACACAGGCCAGGCGTTCCCCGATGAGGTGCGCTTCCGGCTCGAGAAGGTTCAGGACCTCCGTTACGGTGAGAACCCCCACCAGCTCGCTGCCTTCTACCGTTTCGCGGACAGCAAGGAGCACACGCTGGGGCGCGCCGAGCAGCTCCAGGGCAAGGAGCTTTCCTACAACAACATTCTCGACACGGACGCGTGTTGGAGTGCCGTACGCGAGTTCGAGGAGCCCGCGTGCGTGATCGTGAAACACATGAACCCGTGCGGGACTGCCATCGCTCACGACATCATGGTCGCCTACGTGCGGGCGCACGAGTCCGATCCTATCAGCGCATTCGGCGGGGTTATGGCGTTCAACCGGCCCGTCCCCGCCTCACTGGTTCAGGCGGTCTATGACAACGGCCAGTTCGTCGAGGTCATGATCGCACCGGAGTTCGAGGCGGACGCCCTCACACTTCTCGCCGAGAAGCCGAACATCCGCGTCCTGCGCACCGGCGGGGTGCGGTCACTCGCGGGGCACTACGAATCGCGAGCCGTCGAGGGCGGGATGCTCTGCCAGACCAGCGACAGCGTCACCGAAGATCCTGCCGACTTCCAGGTAGTCACGCGTCGCGCGCCCTCCGATGAAGAGATGGCGCAACTGCTCTTCGCGTGGAAGGTCGCGAAGTCCGTGAAATCGAACGCGATCCTCCTGGCCAAGGACTCTGCCAGCGTCGGCGTCGGCGCCGGTCAGATGAGCCGCGTGGACTCGGCCAAGATCGCTGTCGAGAAGGCCGGAGTCAAGGCGAAGGGCGCGGTGGCCGCCAGCGACGCGTTCATGCCCTTCCCGGATTCGCTTGAGGTCTGTGCAGCTGCGGGAGTGACCGCCGTGATCCAGCCGGGCGGTTCAATGCGCGACCAGGAGTGTATCGACAAAGCTGACGAGCTTGGTGTTGCGATGGTCTTCACCGGACATCGCCACTTCCGGCACTAG
- a CDS encoding aminotransferase class IV codes for MPEQALRETIRVQDGKMPLLDRHLARLAAGGCDSEIVAAARAEALHAASEWTASYGRLALIVASDGLVLAEVTAEPSTICIPGGPRVALVESEIPRLPPGGAKPADRSFWDVPLDIARGRGADVAVLVDSDGALIDGSQATVWLAMGLQVLTPPSPPALAGVSRSVVLEVAPRFGIEAVETKLGIDDYERAQEVFLTTAVAGAVAVRDRGGSVSEAFVRVFEDLFGGAACP; via the coding sequence ATGCCAGAGCAGGCACTTCGCGAGACGATTCGAGTGCAAGATGGGAAGATGCCACTCCTTGACCGGCATCTTGCCCGCCTCGCTGCGGGCGGATGCGATTCGGAGATAGTTGCGGCTGCCCGGGCCGAGGCGTTGCACGCTGCATCTGAGTGGACCGCCTCGTACGGCCGCCTCGCGCTGATCGTGGCTTCCGATGGACTGGTGCTCGCGGAGGTAACCGCCGAGCCATCCACGATCTGCATTCCCGGCGGGCCGCGCGTCGCGCTTGTGGAAAGCGAGATCCCGCGGCTTCCGCCCGGTGGGGCAAAGCCGGCCGACCGCTCCTTCTGGGATGTTCCGCTCGATATCGCGCGAGGCCGAGGAGCCGACGTCGCGGTGCTCGTTGACTCAGATGGCGCTCTCATTGATGGAAGCCAGGCCACCGTGTGGCTTGCTATGGGTCTGCAGGTCTTGACGCCGCCCTCGCCGCCCGCCTTGGCCGGGGTCTCTCGGTCCGTAGTGCTCGAAGTCGCACCGAGATTCGGCATCGAAGCTGTCGAGACCAAGCTGGGAATCGACGACTACGAGCGTGCGCAGGAGGTATTCCTGACAACCGCAGTTGCGGGAGCGGTGGCCGTTCGAGACCGGGGCGGTTCGGTGAGCGAAGCGTTCGTCCGCGTGTTCGAAGACCTGTTCGGAGGCGCCGCCTGTCCCTGA